From a single Anabas testudineus chromosome 5, fAnaTes1.2, whole genome shotgun sequence genomic region:
- the LOC113155397 gene encoding major intrinsically disordered Notch2-binding receptor 1-like, protein MANLQQEYPGVLLGILEELANMRQWLTFQDLCRMVSSRFDLEHLIELRSLLFAAASRDPCFPATLFRDRVATRGQGLSPIGVAADIVTIFNLIQMTGGVADDTQPMKAQTVLPVDQSPGPSLPGIHQLNIYGRERARAHSDSSGRPIDEHLLFPKSNYSARKRSSLPPDPISLVSSPPIRARAVSFDLPHTTLLYPSGQIPNEIMKNIYLPLETDSESSGESAPMEVFEAEQESSSVDQKRNIFKKDFHNQPPLIPQVTVSSESPSPNKVQKGFDNHSFEIIPNPYPSPTTVHQSLEQRTKHESLDDLQDSTYFGPERSPRHLQPPRTQKPVWSNKSHSLEDRIGSSSIGMESQGKQLPRRSTPAISKLGSSGGESGDSGFPSGGDGVKAQGTQTDPPDPRRLRSLVHADRLSFMTSLDDPEFGEDDISAIFRFLDDISMCGSTGVLHPSDGSGAVNQDTPEARRGRLGQLQRLFHSLESSDDGLKASVCKLLLRMSQIERQLESLNDVKAEISQVLSALQRLDEKIQQPISSGGPSSGGRWLEPLSGVSSFMSHPITPSESSEPQPLSASGHLFPGTSTSSLDWSRWNTPGEQRESSKAQADPKVGKEGKKDASSRRASKTQLEEKSVPESKQLNVSNSARDWTVSFSKSKDAKLSHGKGGQADQSGSTTNLLSQKSSNLVEQVFNSSLFRHKDSSLTGGLTSGKLMDPRVAEGRGRPVWTVDDREARISPLDLQGQESLNPNNMEFWMDDIYTPGYDALLRRKEAGLRRAKVCKLVALVATAVAIILIIVIPICTMGS, encoded by the exons ATGGCTAACCTGCAGCAGGAATACCCTGGGGTCCTTCTGGGGATCCTGGAGGAATTGGCCAACATGCGGCAGTGGCTTACCTTCCAGGACCTGTGTCGCATGGTCAGCAGCCGCTTTGACCTAGAGCACCTCATTGAGCTCAGGAGTTTGCTGTTTGCTGCGGCCAGCCGGGACCCCTGTTTCCCAGCCACTCTCTTCAGAGACCGGGTTGCCACCAGAGGCCAGGGGCTATCACCCATAGGTGTCGCTGCTGATATTGTAACTATATTCAATCTGATTCAGATGACGGGTGGGGTTGCTGATGACACCCAACCAATGAAAGCCCAGACAGTCCTTCCTGTTGACCAGTCCCCAGGCCCCAGTCTGCCTGGAATCCACCAGCTCAATATTTATGGTCGAGAAAGAGCACGTGCCCACTCTGACTCTAGTGGGAGGCCTATTGACGAGCATTTGCTGTTTCCAAAATCGAATTACTCGGCGCGCAAGCGATCAAGTCTTCCCCCAGATCCTATCTCACTTGTGTCCTCCCCTCCAATCAGGGCGAGGGCTGTGTCTTTCGATCTGCCGCACACCACACTCCTGTATCCCAGTGGTCAAATCCCTAACGAGATCATGAAGAATATCTACCTGCCTTTGGAGACGGACAGTGAGTCGAGTGGAGAATCTGCCCCCATGGAGGTGTTTGAAGCTGAGCAGGAATCATCATCTGTTGACCAGAAGCGAAACATCTTCAAAAAGGACTTCCACAACCAGCCGCCTCTAATACCACAGGTGACTGTTAGCAGTGAGTCTCCAAGTCCCAATAAGGTACAGAAAGGGTTCGACAATCACAGCTTTGAAATTATCCCGAATCCTTATCCTTCACCAACAACAGTCCACCAGTCACTAGAGCAGCGCACTAAACACGAGAGCCTTGATGACCTGCAGGACTCAACTTATTTTGGACCAGAACGGTCCCCTCGTCACCTTCAGCCACCCAGGACACAGAAACCCGTCTGGAGCAACAAGAGTCACAGTCTAGAGGACCGGATAGGTTCGAGCAGCATTGGTATGGAATCACAAGGTAAACAGCTTCCAAGAAGATCAACACCTGCCATAAGCAAATTGGGGTCCTCAGGGGGTGAGAGTGGGGATAGTGGATTCCCAAGTGGAGGAGATGGAGTTAAAGCTCAGGGAACCCAGACAGACCCACCAGACCCCCGGCGCCTCCGTAGCCTTGTCCACGCCGATCGCCTCTCCTTCATGACCTCATTAGATGACCCTGAGTTTGGAGAGGATGACATTAGTGCCATCTTTCGTTTCTTAGATGACATAAGCATGTGTGGTTCCACTGGAGTCCTGCACCCCAGCGATGGATCAGGAGCTGTTAATCAGGACACCCCAGAGGCCAGACGTGGCCGTCTGGGTCAACTCCAAAGGCTTTTCCACTCGCTGGAAAGCAGTGATGATGGGCTAAAGGCCAGTGTCTGTAAGCTGCTGCTCCGTATGAGCCAGATAGAAAGACAACTGGAGTCACTGAATGATGTAAAGGCCGAGATTTCCCAGGTGCTGTCTGCTCTGCAGCGGCTGGATGAAAAGATCCAGCAGCCTATTAGTAGTGGTGGACCAAGCTCTGGCGGGCGGTGGCTGGAGCCTCTCAGTGGTGTCTCTTCTTTTATGAGCCACCCTATAACTCCTTCTGAGTCATCAGAGCCTCAACCTCTGTCTGCATCTGGCCATCTTTTTCCAGGGACCAGCACCAGTAGTCTAGACTGGAGTCGTTGGAACACTCCTGGCGAGCAAAGAGAAAGCAGCAAAGCTCAGGCGGATCCAAAGGTGGGGAAAGAAGGGAAAAAGGATGCATCATCTCGCCGTGCCTCCAAAACCCAGCTTGAGGAAAAGAGTGTCCCTGAATccaaacagctgaatgtttctAACTCTGCAAGAGACTGGACAGTGTCATTCTCAAAAAGTAAAGATGCCAAACTTTCACATGGAAAAGGTGGACAG GCAGATCAGTCAGGAAGCACAACTAACTTACTCTCCCAAAAGTCATCCAACCTCGTGGAACAAGTGTTTAACTCGTCATTGTTCCGCCACAAAGACAGCAGTCTGACAGGTGGGCTAACCTCTGGAAAGCTCATGGACCCCAGAGTGGCTGAGGGGAGGGGAAGGCCTGTCTGGACTGTAGATGACAGAGAGGCTCGAATCTCCCCTTTGGACCTACAG GGCCAGGAATCTCTTAACCCCAACAACATGGAGTTCTGGATGGACGACATCTACACTCCAGGCTATGATGCTCTACTCAGGCGCAAAGAGGCTGGGCTGCGCCGGGCTAAGGTCTGCAAGCTGGTTGCACTCGTTGCCACTGCAGTGGCTATCATTCTCATCATCGTCATTCCCATTTGCACCATGGGCTCATGA
- the LOC113155495 gene encoding rac GTPase-activating protein 1-like, whose translation MESAAGNLYNQFQSLRAQVDGLNEGIEPQFLQLAVNFEECRKKWLRSGEELVSCKEMLTKAETERGALEVKLKHARNQVDVEIRRRQKAEAVYEKLERQLELIRELLVSENNGNSVHLNEEQRSALAFLSAHSQAAQAAKSNLNSSRRLNTIDESASLLSDISYDQTDDSLDWDTSTMKTVRLRKRQKRRSSRKLSDVPPQVMKKRRSTGRVSERVNESVVAKTTITVPVNGGAVEAVSTIETVPYWTRSRKKSVAPAWGDTTTTDQSETASEAPSTPVSDFPAQMQTPKPKGGKKHHFVSKTVIKSEFCVPCGKRTKFGKMYLRCQDCRAVTHPECRERCPLPCNPNAFSTPIKNTEATLADFAPATSPKIPALVIYCIKEIEHRGLHEIGLYRISGHERMVKELKEKLIRGKTLPPLNKVEDINVITGVLKDFLRNLPEPLLTFHLNKAFMEAAEIQDDDNSLAVLYQTISELPEPNRDTLACLMIHLQKVSQSVDTKMDVNNLARVFGPTLVGHAVPDPDPMTILHDTNRQPRVIERLLSIPTNYWSQFAYPDSTAMDSAHHSVTPDRKVSMLGPVTTPEHQMMAKTPSSTSLSQRMMHTLSSTTIFGSKSKATAASNRQGNFFASPQLK comes from the exons ATGGAGTCAGCTGCTGGGAACCTGTACAACCAGTTCCAGAGTCTGAGAGCCCAGGTGGACGGTCTGAATGAGGGCATTGAACCAC AGTTTCTCCAGTTGGCAGTAAACTTTGAGGAGTGCCGTAAGAAATGGCTCCGGTCAGGTGAAGAGCTGGTTTCCTGTAAAGAGATGCTGACTAAAGCAGAGACTGAGAGGGGGGCCCTGGAGGTCAAACTAAAGCACGCTCGCAACCAGGTGGACGTGGAGATTCGCCGTCGACAGAAGGCAGAGGCAGTCTATGAGAAACTG GAACGTCAGCTAGAGCTGATCCGGGAGCTGCTGGTTTCAGAGAACAATGGTAACAGCGTTCATCTAAATGAGGAGCAGCGCTCAGCTCTTGCCTTCCTCAGTGCCCACTCCCAGGCAGCACAGGCTGCTAAAAGCAACTTAAACTCCAGTCGAAG GTTAAATACTATAGATGAATCAGCTTCTTTGCTGTCAGACATCAGCTATGACCAAACGGACGACTCTCTG GACTGGGATACCTCTACAATGAAGACTGTGAGACTAAGGAAACGCCAGAAACGA CGTTCCTCCAGAAAACTCTCTGATGTTCCTCCACAAGTCATGAAAAAACGTCGCTCCACTGGACGCGTGTCAGAAAGG GTGAATGAGTCTGTTGTGGCCAAAACTACCATCACAGTGCCTGTAAATGGTGGTGCTGTCGAGGCTGTCTCCACCATTGAAACTGTGCCTTACTGGACACGCAGCAGAAAGAAGAGTG TTGCTCCAGCGTGGGGTGATACAACTACTACTGACCAATCTGAGACTGCTAGTGAAGCTCCCAGCACACCAGTCTCAGATTTCCCAGCCCAAATGCAAACCCCCAAACCCAAAGGAGGGAAGAAGCACCACTTTGTCTCTAAAACA GTGATCAAGTCTGAATTCTGTGTGCCATGTGGAAAAAGAACAAAGTTTGGCAAGATGTACCTTCGTTGCCAGGACTGCAGAGCTGTGACCCATCCAGAATGTCGCGAGCGGTGTCCCCTACCCTGTAATCCCAATGCTTTTAGCACTCCAATAAAGAACACAGAG GCCACCCTGGCTGACTTTGCTCCAGCAACTTCCCCCAAGATCCCAGCTTTGGTCATCTACTGCATAAAGGAGATTGAGCACAGAGGCCTACATGAG ATTGGCCTGTACAGGATCTCTGGCCACGAGCGCATGGTGAAAGAGCTTAAGGAGAAGCTgatcagaggaaaaactctgCCTCCACTTAACAAAGTAGAAGATATCAATGTGATTACAGGTGTCCTTAAAGACTTCCTCAGAAACCTTCCAGAGCCACTGCTCACCTTCCACCTCAACAAAGCTTTTATGGAAGCAGCTG aaattcaGGACGACGACAACAGTCTGGCTGTGTTGTACCAGACCATCAGTGAGCTGCCTGAACCCAACCGAGATACTCTAGCCTGCCTGATGATTCATCTGCAGAA GGTGTCTCAAAGTGTGGATACCAAGATGGATGTGAACAACCTGGCCAGGGTTTTTGGCCCTACCCTTGTAGGTCATGCTGTTCCTGACCCAGATCCCATGACCATTCTGCATGACACAAATCGACAACCAAGG GTTATAGAGCGCTTGCTCAGTATCCCAACAAACTACTGGAGCCAGTTTGCCTATCCAGACAGTACGGCGATGGACAGTGCTCACCACAGTGTTACTCCAGACCGAAAAg TGAGCATGCTGGGACCAGTGACTACTCCAGAGCACCAGATGATGGCCAAAACACCTTCTTCCACCTCACTGTCCCAGCGTATGATGCACACTCTGTCCAGCACCACCAT